Proteins co-encoded in one Rhodococcus sp. PAMC28707 genomic window:
- a CDS encoding hemolysin family protein, which yields MDILISVAGLIGFVALTAGTALFVAAEFSLTALEKSTVDSSVSTVGDARSRQVQRAHRTLSFQLSGAQLGITITTLITGYLAEPVLAGFFVPVLTALGASTSVASAVSLAAALIIATSFSMIFGELVPKNIAIAMPMGTARATAGAMSGFSMVFRWAINGLNGSANWLVRRLGLEPAEELRSARSASELGSLVRTSARQGSLDEGTARLVGRSLKFGERSAEELMTPRVKVESLSVSDSVSDLIETAARTGFSRFPVVDGDLDNTVGVVHIKHAFTVPIGKRAGTRLDSLAQDVPVVPSSLDGDSVMERVRSDGMQVALVVDEYGGTAGLVTMEDLIEEIIGDVRDEHDEPEIDVQRFGDSWLCSGLLRIDEVAAATGYRAPEGEYDTIGGLVLTELGRIPVEGDRVIMPDPPEEDPADTHGGWAGRVTRMDGRRIDRVMLQPVGPDVIEQIRSEERTRG from the coding sequence GTGGACATATTGATCAGCGTCGCCGGCCTCATCGGGTTCGTGGCGCTTACCGCAGGTACCGCATTGTTCGTGGCAGCCGAATTCTCTCTGACAGCGCTCGAGAAGAGCACAGTCGACTCGTCGGTGAGCACCGTCGGAGATGCGCGCTCACGCCAGGTCCAACGTGCACACCGAACGCTGTCGTTCCAGCTCTCCGGGGCCCAGCTGGGCATAACCATCACCACACTCATCACCGGCTATCTCGCTGAACCCGTCCTCGCCGGCTTCTTCGTCCCGGTTTTGACTGCGCTCGGCGCATCCACTTCCGTTGCATCCGCTGTGTCGTTGGCCGCGGCGCTGATCATCGCGACGTCGTTTTCGATGATCTTCGGTGAACTGGTCCCGAAAAACATCGCAATCGCGATGCCGATGGGGACCGCGAGGGCGACAGCAGGCGCAATGTCCGGGTTCTCGATGGTATTTCGCTGGGCGATCAACGGACTCAACGGCTCTGCCAACTGGTTGGTGCGCAGACTCGGACTCGAACCTGCCGAAGAATTACGCTCGGCGAGATCAGCGAGTGAGCTGGGATCGCTCGTGCGCACGTCTGCGCGGCAAGGATCCTTGGATGAGGGCACGGCCAGACTCGTCGGCCGATCATTGAAGTTCGGCGAGCGATCCGCGGAGGAATTGATGACACCCCGGGTCAAAGTCGAGTCACTGTCGGTGTCCGACTCGGTATCCGACCTCATTGAAACGGCAGCTAGAACTGGCTTTTCGCGTTTCCCGGTCGTCGACGGAGACCTCGACAACACTGTCGGTGTCGTACACATCAAACATGCTTTCACCGTGCCGATAGGCAAGCGTGCCGGGACTCGTCTGGACTCTCTGGCGCAGGATGTGCCGGTCGTGCCGTCCAGTCTCGACGGGGATTCGGTGATGGAGCGCGTTCGGTCGGACGGCATGCAAGTTGCCCTTGTAGTCGATGAATACGGTGGCACGGCGGGTTTGGTGACCATGGAAGACCTGATCGAGGAGATCATCGGCGACGTCCGGGACGAGCATGACGAGCCGGAGATCGACGTCCAGCGGTTCGGTGACAGTTGGCTGTGCTCGGGACTGCTTCGAATCGACGAAGTGGCAGCCGCGACCGGGTATCGGGCGCCGGAAGGCGAGTACGACACCATCGGCGGACTTGTATTGACCGAACTGGGACGTATTCCTGTCGAAGGTGACCGCGTGATCATGCCCGATCCACCCGAGGAAGACCCTGCCGATACGCACGGTGGGTGGGCGGGCCGAGTCACCAGAATGGATGGCAGACGAATCGATCGAGTGATGTTGCAACCGGTCGGCCCCGACGTAATTGAGCAGATTCGATCGGAGGAGCGGACTCGTGGGTGA
- a CDS encoding GuaB1 family IMP dehydrogenase-related protein codes for MQFLDGQHPPHDLTYDDVFLVPNRTDVTSRFDVDLSTVDGSGTTIPIVVSNMTAVSGRRMAETVARRGGIAVLPQDLPTAAVAETVAFVKSRDLTADTPVVLGPDASVSDALALMHKRAHGAVVVVEGGRPIGVVTESTCADVDRFARLQSVAATDFITVPSDASPRAIFDALDAAHEGLAVLIGPNGTLAGVLTRTGAIRTGIYAPAVDSSGRLRVAAAVGINGDVAAKAQALVEAGADLLVIDTAHGHQKKMLDALASVRSLDLGVPLAAGNVVSATATRDLVAAGANIVKVGVGPGAMCTTRMMTGVGRPQFSAVAECSAAAAEVGASVWADGGVRHPRDVALALAAGAANVMIGSWFAGTYESPGDLRFDSAGNAYKESFGMASKRAVAARTVADSAFDRARKALFEEGISSSRMRLDPDRPGVEDLIDYICSGVRSTCTYAGARTLPELHELAVLGVQSAAGFAEGRPLPSGW; via the coding sequence GTGCAGTTCCTCGATGGCCAACATCCGCCCCATGACCTGACATACGACGATGTTTTTCTCGTCCCGAACCGAACCGATGTCACTTCTCGGTTCGATGTCGATCTCTCCACTGTCGACGGATCGGGTACGACCATCCCTATCGTCGTCTCGAACATGACCGCAGTCTCGGGCCGCAGAATGGCCGAGACTGTTGCTCGTCGGGGTGGCATTGCCGTTCTTCCCCAGGATCTACCGACCGCAGCCGTGGCCGAGACCGTCGCGTTTGTCAAGAGCCGTGATCTGACCGCAGACACTCCGGTCGTACTCGGTCCGGATGCGTCGGTATCCGACGCACTCGCTTTGATGCACAAGAGGGCCCACGGTGCGGTAGTCGTCGTGGAAGGCGGCCGACCCATCGGTGTCGTCACCGAGTCGACCTGTGCGGATGTCGACCGGTTCGCCAGACTGCAATCTGTCGCCGCGACCGACTTCATCACGGTGCCGTCCGATGCGTCCCCTCGTGCGATCTTCGATGCGTTGGATGCCGCTCATGAGGGACTTGCCGTTCTGATCGGACCGAATGGGACACTCGCCGGTGTGTTGACGCGCACCGGGGCAATCCGTACCGGTATTTACGCGCCCGCTGTGGACAGTTCGGGGCGTCTGCGCGTCGCGGCCGCTGTCGGAATCAACGGCGATGTCGCGGCGAAGGCGCAGGCGCTCGTCGAGGCCGGTGCTGACCTACTCGTGATCGACACTGCTCACGGCCACCAGAAGAAGATGCTCGACGCTTTGGCTTCGGTCCGGTCCCTCGATCTCGGTGTTCCACTCGCGGCAGGCAATGTCGTTTCCGCTACAGCGACTCGAGATCTTGTGGCCGCCGGCGCGAACATCGTCAAGGTCGGCGTCGGGCCCGGGGCGATGTGCACGACACGGATGATGACTGGAGTAGGCAGACCACAGTTCTCGGCCGTCGCCGAGTGTTCGGCGGCTGCCGCCGAAGTGGGTGCCTCGGTCTGGGCAGACGGAGGGGTCCGCCATCCGCGAGATGTCGCACTTGCGTTGGCAGCGGGCGCGGCGAACGTGATGATCGGGTCATGGTTCGCCGGTACTTACGAGTCGCCTGGCGATCTTCGGTTCGATTCAGCGGGCAACGCGTACAAGGAGAGCTTCGGAATGGCGTCCAAGCGCGCCGTCGCGGCACGCACGGTGGCTGACAGTGCGTTCGATCGAGCAAGGAAGGCGCTGTTCGAAGAGGGAATCTCCAGTTCGCGGATGCGATTGGACCCGGATCGCCCCGGCGTCGAGGATCTCATCGATTACATCTGTTCCGGAGTTCGAAGCACCTGTACCTATGCAGGTGCCCGCACCCTTCCAGAACTTCATGAGCTCGCAGTGCTCGGTGTACAGTCGGCGGCCGGCTTCGCCGAAGGTCGCCCGCTCCCATCCGGTTGGTGA
- a CDS encoding DMT family transporter has protein sequence MNGLPVLSIVLALIAAFLFACASVAQQSAASAVPEGQSLITTLIRSPRWWAGLCGDIGGYGFQVAALWVGSVLIVQPLIVSMLLFALPLSAKFAGYRMTRSTWVWAVALAAALALFIVVGDPTEGNSDAPFSDWMIPLAIASGVVLAATVAGLLSTNPGWRALLLGAAGGVLFGMAVALTKYVTDLLGTGLTEAVTAWQTYALVGCGILGFYLQQRAFQSGPLSASLPAITIGEPFGAAFLGITVLDERVRDDAFSLVVIAVCATVMIVATVALSRAQAKVTGHPVAR, from the coding sequence ATGAACGGACTTCCGGTGTTGTCGATAGTGCTGGCACTGATTGCAGCATTCCTGTTCGCTTGCGCATCGGTCGCTCAACAAAGTGCCGCCTCAGCGGTGCCCGAGGGCCAATCACTGATCACCACACTCATCCGAAGCCCACGGTGGTGGGCCGGTCTCTGCGGCGACATCGGCGGTTACGGATTTCAGGTTGCCGCACTGTGGGTCGGCTCGGTTCTTATCGTGCAACCCTTGATCGTCTCGATGCTGCTGTTCGCACTGCCTCTGTCTGCAAAATTCGCCGGCTACCGGATGACGCGTTCGACATGGGTGTGGGCGGTGGCGTTGGCAGCCGCGCTCGCGTTGTTCATAGTCGTCGGTGATCCGACGGAGGGAAACTCCGATGCACCGTTCTCCGACTGGATGATTCCGTTGGCCATTGCATCGGGCGTCGTGCTGGCCGCCACTGTTGCTGGGTTGTTGTCGACAAACCCGGGTTGGCGGGCACTGCTGTTGGGTGCGGCAGGAGGAGTGCTCTTCGGGATGGCCGTTGCGTTGACGAAGTATGTCACCGATCTTTTGGGAACCGGTCTTACCGAAGCAGTTACTGCCTGGCAGACGTACGCACTCGTCGGGTGCGGAATCCTCGGCTTCTACCTCCAGCAACGTGCTTTTCAGTCCGGTCCGTTGTCCGCTTCACTTCCTGCTATCACCATCGGGGAACCGTTCGGAGCCGCGTTTCTCGGAATCACCGTCCTGGACGAACGCGTTCGCGACGACGCGTTCTCCCTGGTGGTCATTGCGGTCTGCGCGACAGTGATGATCGTTGCAACCGTGGCCCTCTCGCGAGCGCAAGCAAAGGTAACGGGACACCCTGTTGCGCGATGA
- a CDS encoding DEAD/DEAH box helicase, whose translation MPRSETSFADLGLRPVLVHALRRIGIDVPFDIQTAAIPDALAGQDILGRAPTGSGKTLAFGLPMLQRLSGASSRPKCPRGLVLVPTRELALQIERALEEPALALGVRVMGIVGGVPMKRQSERLMRGVDVVVATPGRLEDLLQHAALSLADIDITVVDEADRMADLGFMPQVRKLVDRTPKDGQRMLFSATLDGDVDDLVQRYFDSPAIHSAEPPPLAQATMKHLFFRVADTDKNSIALRIAARTGRTMIFLRTKHAVDRFTAALREVGVPALALHGDKSQANRTRTLAEFADGSVPVLVATDVAARGLHVDGITLVVHVDPPADAKDYTHRAGRTARAGKIGTVVTLVTDRQQSHVETLAAEAGIVAEFTDMTPSSPALSESTGAQAPPGSPIVEVTPTSDQSGRTREVGRRNRPVPRRTRDKPGRSGRR comes from the coding sequence ATGCCCCGTTCCGAAACGTCGTTCGCCGATTTGGGACTCCGACCTGTCCTTGTCCATGCCCTGCGTCGGATCGGTATCGATGTTCCGTTCGACATTCAGACGGCAGCGATCCCCGATGCCCTTGCCGGACAAGACATTCTCGGTCGCGCGCCGACCGGATCGGGAAAAACCCTTGCATTCGGATTGCCGATGCTCCAGCGACTGTCGGGTGCGAGTAGCCGCCCGAAGTGTCCCCGCGGATTGGTACTTGTTCCTACACGCGAGCTGGCCTTGCAAATCGAAAGGGCGCTGGAGGAACCCGCACTCGCGTTGGGCGTCCGAGTGATGGGAATCGTCGGCGGGGTGCCGATGAAGCGCCAGTCCGAACGCCTCATGCGCGGCGTCGACGTCGTTGTGGCTACCCCAGGTCGACTCGAGGATCTCCTCCAGCACGCCGCGCTCTCGCTCGCCGACATCGACATCACGGTGGTGGACGAAGCTGATCGGATGGCCGATCTCGGCTTTATGCCGCAGGTTCGAAAGCTTGTGGACCGCACCCCGAAAGATGGACAGCGCATGCTGTTCTCAGCGACCCTCGATGGAGATGTCGACGACTTGGTGCAGCGGTACTTCGACTCCCCCGCCATTCACTCCGCCGAGCCACCCCCACTCGCCCAGGCGACAATGAAACACCTCTTCTTCCGAGTGGCCGACACCGACAAGAATTCGATCGCATTGCGGATCGCGGCGCGAACAGGGCGAACCATGATCTTTCTGCGCACCAAGCATGCGGTGGATCGATTCACCGCAGCCCTGCGCGAAGTGGGTGTGCCTGCACTCGCGTTGCACGGTGACAAATCTCAGGCCAATCGAACCAGAACGCTCGCTGAATTTGCGGACGGTTCGGTTCCTGTCCTGGTCGCCACCGACGTCGCGGCCCGTGGCCTGCACGTGGACGGAATTACCCTTGTCGTGCACGTGGACCCGCCGGCTGATGCGAAGGACTACACGCATCGCGCCGGGCGTACAGCGCGCGCAGGCAAGATCGGCACCGTCGTCACGCTGGTCACCGACAGACAGCAATCGCACGTCGAGACACTCGCCGCCGAGGCTGGAATCGTGGCGGAGTTCACCGATATGACGCCGTCGAGTCCTGCACTGTCCGAATCCACGGGTGCGCAGGCACCTCCGGGGTCACCGATCGTCGAAGTGACACCGACAAGCGACCAGAGCGGGCGCACACGCGAGGTCGGGCGCCGCAATCGCCCGGTGCCTCGGCGTACCCGGGACAAGCCAGGTCGATCGGGTCGACGATGA
- a CDS encoding DUF4262 domain-containing protein: MCDGQSMEDYVRNVHSLVDRHGWALQYVNSEMNSNFDPDDAGVIEPAFCYTVGLTALGHPELIVTGRSPGESAAALNTLARRVILGGRAFEPGMECMAAGFDFHFLDVTYCEEWLLMASQVYPSDRISAIQAVWRDSQGDLPWEGDVSSTIVQPILGTPLGWGLYD, encoded by the coding sequence ATGTGTGACGGGCAGTCGATGGAGGACTATGTACGGAACGTACACAGTCTCGTAGACCGCCATGGCTGGGCTTTGCAGTATGTCAACTCGGAGATGAATTCGAACTTCGATCCGGACGATGCCGGAGTGATCGAACCGGCATTTTGCTACACAGTCGGTTTGACGGCTCTCGGACACCCCGAGTTGATCGTGACGGGGCGATCACCCGGGGAATCTGCTGCCGCACTGAACACGCTGGCCAGGCGGGTGATCCTCGGAGGACGGGCGTTCGAGCCCGGCATGGAGTGTATGGCAGCTGGTTTCGACTTCCACTTCCTCGACGTGACGTACTGCGAAGAGTGGCTTCTCATGGCTTCGCAGGTGTATCCATCGGATCGGATCAGCGCGATCCAGGCCGTGTGGCGTGACTCCCAGGGGGACTTGCCATGGGAAGGCGACGTGTCGTCGACGATCGTGCAACCGATCCTCGGAACACCGCTGGGCTGGGGTCTGTACGACTGA
- the gndA gene encoding NADP-dependent phosphogluconate dehydrogenase codes for MTSAELAQIGVTGLAVMGSNIARNFAHHGHTVALHNRSISKTDALLEAHGSEGKFIRTETIEEFVAALQKPRRVLIMVKAGEPTDAVIEELAGAMEQGDIIIDGGNALYTDTIRREASLKERGLLFVGAGISGGEEGALNGPSIMPGGPVESYKALGPLLESIAAQVDGTPCCTHIGPDGSGHFVKMVHNGIEYADMQLIGEAYNLFRDALDYSPAQVADVFTEWNKGDLESYLVEITAEVLRQVDAKTGEPLVDVIVDAAEQKGTGRWTVKAALDLGVPVTGIAEAVFARALSGSRAQREAAVGLASGVLADKPTDAEQFTHDISRALYASKIVAYAQGFDQIAAGSTEYDWNLHPGDLATIWRGGCIIRARFLNRIKDAYEDNSALPSLIVAPYFRDAIEDAIDSWRRVVITAASLGIPVPAFASSLAYYDALRAERLPAALTQGQRDFFGAHTYERIDSEGQFHTLWSGDRSEVQA; via the coding sequence ATGACCTCAGCAGAACTCGCCCAGATCGGTGTCACCGGCCTTGCAGTGATGGGCTCGAACATCGCCAGGAACTTTGCGCATCACGGACATACGGTTGCGCTTCACAATCGCAGTATTTCCAAAACGGATGCACTCCTCGAAGCGCACGGTAGCGAAGGCAAGTTCATTCGCACGGAGACGATCGAAGAATTCGTCGCCGCACTGCAGAAGCCTCGCCGAGTCTTGATCATGGTCAAAGCCGGCGAGCCTACCGACGCTGTGATCGAAGAACTCGCCGGTGCCATGGAGCAGGGCGACATCATCATCGACGGTGGAAACGCACTCTACACAGACACGATCAGACGCGAAGCTTCACTGAAGGAGCGTGGACTGCTGTTCGTCGGCGCAGGAATTTCCGGTGGCGAAGAAGGCGCACTCAACGGTCCGTCGATCATGCCCGGTGGTCCAGTCGAGTCCTACAAGGCACTCGGCCCGCTCCTCGAATCCATTGCGGCACAGGTGGACGGAACACCGTGTTGCACGCACATCGGTCCGGACGGTTCCGGCCACTTCGTCAAGATGGTGCACAACGGCATCGAGTACGCCGATATGCAGTTGATCGGCGAGGCGTACAACCTGTTCCGTGATGCGCTGGACTACTCACCCGCCCAGGTTGCGGACGTATTCACCGAGTGGAACAAGGGTGACCTCGAAAGCTACCTCGTCGAGATCACAGCGGAGGTCCTTCGACAGGTCGACGCGAAAACAGGCGAGCCGTTGGTCGACGTCATCGTCGACGCTGCCGAGCAGAAGGGCACCGGCCGTTGGACGGTCAAGGCCGCGCTCGACCTCGGTGTGCCGGTGACAGGTATCGCCGAAGCCGTGTTTGCACGCGCACTCTCCGGCTCGCGTGCGCAGCGTGAGGCCGCTGTCGGGTTGGCGTCGGGCGTACTCGCAGACAAGCCGACCGATGCCGAGCAGTTCACGCACGACATCAGTCGGGCGTTGTACGCATCCAAGATCGTTGCGTACGCGCAGGGGTTCGATCAGATCGCGGCAGGCAGCACCGAGTACGACTGGAACCTTCACCCGGGTGATCTCGCCACGATCTGGCGCGGAGGCTGCATCATCCGTGCACGCTTCCTCAACCGAATCAAAGATGCGTACGAAGATAATTCCGCGCTTCCGAGCTTGATTGTCGCGCCGTACTTCCGTGACGCGATCGAAGACGCAATCGACAGCTGGCGCCGCGTCGTCATCACCGCGGCGTCACTCGGCATTCCGGTGCCTGCCTTCGCCTCTTCGCTGGCGTACTACGACGCACTTCGCGCCGAACGGCTCCCTGCCGCATTGACTCAGGGCCAGCGAGATTTCTTCGGCGCGCACACCTACGAGCGAATCGATTCCGAGGGCCAGTTCCACACGCTCTGGAGCGGTGACCGAAGCGAAGTTCAAGCCTGA
- a CDS encoding DEAD/DEAH box helicase, with protein sequence MPTTVVTFAELGLPEAVVAALARNSITVPSPIQAKALPDAIAGKNVLGRAQTGSGKTLAFGLPILARLAQHTDRPAAKRPRALVLVPTRELAFQVVDSLLPYANAQGLRLLAAVGGTPFNKQVEQLRRGVDVLVATPGRLADHLRQSTCILDSIEITALDEADQMADMGFLPEVRAVLADTPADGQRMLFSATLDREVQSLVRQFLPDHVEHSTQDGKASVNTMDHYMLMVDRGQKDVVLSEIGARDGRTIMFARTKLGCDGITDRLRALGIAAESLHGGKAQNQRTRVLERFKAGRTPVLVATDVAARGIHVDGIDLVVHVDPPADHKDYLHRAGRTARAGEKGTVVAIVLPNQRRQVQRLTGMAGVKATSVNVAPGSAELNSITGAKKPTGDPLRAESSAPRDRRDSRPRSGGYQGDRPRTGGYQGDRSTSGGYQGDRSSSGGYQGDRPRTGGYQGDRPRTGGYQGDRPRTGGYQGDRPSSGGYQGDRPRTQSTFVREESKTSGFRSRTDRRSYDGFDGPARDH encoded by the coding sequence GTGCCGACCACGGTCGTTACCTTCGCCGAACTCGGACTTCCCGAGGCGGTAGTGGCCGCTTTGGCCCGCAACTCCATCACTGTGCCTTCGCCGATCCAGGCCAAGGCGCTTCCCGACGCGATTGCCGGGAAGAACGTCCTCGGACGTGCACAGACTGGTTCGGGTAAGACCCTGGCATTCGGTCTTCCAATTCTCGCTCGCCTCGCACAGCACACGGACAGGCCCGCAGCCAAGCGTCCTCGCGCGTTGGTACTGGTTCCGACCCGTGAGCTCGCTTTCCAGGTCGTGGACTCTCTGCTCCCCTACGCCAACGCTCAGGGTCTTCGGTTGCTCGCTGCGGTTGGCGGCACGCCGTTCAACAAGCAGGTCGAGCAGCTGCGCCGAGGAGTCGACGTTCTCGTCGCGACACCAGGGCGACTTGCCGATCATCTACGCCAGAGCACCTGCATTCTCGACTCCATCGAGATCACTGCCCTCGACGAGGCCGACCAGATGGCCGACATGGGTTTCCTTCCAGAGGTGCGCGCCGTTCTGGCAGACACACCGGCCGATGGGCAGAGAATGCTGTTCTCTGCCACCCTCGATCGTGAAGTCCAATCACTCGTTCGCCAGTTCCTTCCCGATCACGTCGAGCACTCGACGCAGGACGGCAAGGCCAGTGTCAACACGATGGATCACTACATGCTGATGGTCGATCGCGGCCAGAAGGACGTCGTTCTCTCCGAGATCGGTGCCCGCGACGGCAGGACGATCATGTTCGCTCGCACCAAACTCGGATGCGATGGCATCACCGACCGCCTTCGCGCTCTCGGCATCGCTGCAGAGTCGCTACACGGCGGCAAGGCACAGAACCAGCGCACCCGCGTTCTCGAGCGTTTCAAGGCCGGGCGCACGCCTGTCTTGGTTGCAACGGACGTCGCAGCCCGTGGAATTCACGTCGACGGTATCGATCTGGTCGTTCACGTCGATCCGCCCGCCGATCACAAGGACTACCTTCACCGCGCGGGCCGTACCGCCCGTGCAGGCGAAAAGGGCACAGTCGTCGCGATCGTCCTGCCGAACCAACGTCGACAGGTTCAGCGTCTGACCGGCATGGCTGGAGTCAAGGCGACTTCGGTCAACGTCGCACCAGGTTCGGCCGAGCTCAACAGCATCACCGGAGCGAAGAAGCCGACGGGCGACCCATTGCGCGCCGAAAGCAGTGCGCCGAGGGACCGGCGCGACAGCCGTCCTCGCTCGGGTGGCTACCAGGGTGACCGCCCCCGTACCGGCGGCTACCAAGGTGACCGGTCGACTTCAGGTGGATACCAGGGCGATCGGTCGAGCTCGGGTGGATACCAGGGCGACCGTCCTCGTACCGGCGGCTACCAAGGTGACCGCCCCCGTACCGGCGGCTACCAAGGTGACCGCCCCCGTACCGGCGGCTACCAAGGTGACCGCCCGAGTTCGGGTGGCTACCAGGGTGACCGTCCCCGTACACAGTCGACATTCGTCCGCGAAGAGTCGAAGACAAGCGGATTTCGTAGCCGCACAGATCGACGCTCGTACGACGGCTTCGATGGGCCTGCACGCGATCACTGA
- a CDS encoding M56 family metallopeptidase, giving the protein MNSTTALVFAVLALLLAGPVPAVFSRATWPYRAPRAALVLWQAIAIAAVLSAFSSGLAIGGLLLVPGADGRPTTAPTDEIEALGLPLWILYVVVLATTLSIGAKLVFSFVQVFVRTRRRRARHRILVDLLDRSSDSDRPFPGVRDADIRVLDAVEPIAYCLPGLRQRVVLSEGVLTNLNRSELKAILSHERSHLRSRHDLVLEAFTAVNEAFPRIVRSRSALGSVQLLVELLADDSAVKVTGATPLARALVTCAGSTAPRGALAAGGSTTLIRVRRLNGPRTDIRTSIAAYLAAAVILVLPTIFVAVPWLDELGRLLGPS; this is encoded by the coding sequence ATGAACTCCACCACTGCGCTGGTCTTCGCCGTACTCGCGTTGCTTCTTGCAGGTCCCGTTCCTGCTGTGTTCAGTCGTGCTACCTGGCCCTACCGCGCGCCGCGTGCAGCTCTTGTTCTCTGGCAAGCAATAGCCATCGCTGCGGTGCTCTCCGCGTTCAGCTCGGGGCTGGCCATCGGTGGCCTGCTGCTGGTCCCCGGTGCGGACGGCCGTCCAACCACAGCCCCGACGGACGAAATCGAAGCACTTGGCTTGCCGCTGTGGATTCTGTACGTCGTCGTGCTGGCAACCACCTTGAGCATCGGCGCCAAGCTGGTGTTCTCCTTCGTTCAAGTATTCGTCCGAACCCGACGTCGGCGGGCTCGCCATCGCATTTTGGTCGACCTGCTCGATCGCAGCAGTGACTCCGATCGACCGTTCCCCGGCGTGCGAGACGCGGATATCCGTGTTCTCGATGCCGTAGAACCGATCGCCTATTGCCTCCCAGGTCTTCGTCAACGCGTGGTACTCAGCGAGGGCGTATTGACCAATCTCAACAGATCGGAGCTAAAGGCGATCCTCAGTCACGAACGGTCACATTTACGTTCTCGTCACGATCTCGTCCTCGAAGCGTTCACCGCGGTCAACGAGGCTTTTCCTCGCATAGTCCGAAGTCGATCCGCACTCGGAAGCGTGCAGTTACTGGTCGAACTGCTGGCCGACGACTCTGCCGTCAAGGTCACCGGGGCGACACCGCTGGCTCGGGCACTAGTGACGTGTGCGGGATCAACCGCTCCGCGCGGTGCACTCGCGGCAGGCGGCTCCACCACGCTGATCAGAGTTCGCCGTCTGAATGGCCCTCGCACCGATATCCGCACCAGTATCGCGGCATATCTCGCCGCCGCCGTCATTTTGGTTCTGCCGACGATTTTCGTCGCAGTGCCGTGGCTCGACGAACTCGGTCGACTACTCGGCCCAAGTTAG
- a CDS encoding BlaI/MecI/CopY family transcriptional regulator, producing the protein MAGLGELERAVMDHLWDSTESQTVRQVHEALATHRELAYTTVMTVLQRLAKKQLVVQQRDDRAHRYAPLHSRDELVASLMVDALAQAPKSGGRAAALVHFVGQVGADEAAALREALADLELAQSDVHSTSHVGVPQSD; encoded by the coding sequence ATGGCTGGTCTAGGCGAACTCGAGCGTGCAGTAATGGATCATCTGTGGGATTCCACGGAATCACAGACTGTTCGACAGGTGCACGAAGCTCTCGCCACACATCGTGAGCTGGCGTACACAACGGTGATGACTGTGCTCCAACGGCTCGCCAAGAAGCAGTTGGTAGTTCAACAGCGCGATGATCGGGCACACCGCTATGCCCCGCTTCACAGCCGTGACGAACTGGTTGCGAGCCTCATGGTGGACGCTCTCGCGCAAGCTCCCAAGTCCGGTGGACGCGCAGCAGCATTGGTTCACTTCGTCGGCCAAGTGGGCGCAGACGAAGCCGCGGCCCTTCGAGAAGCGCTGGCGGATCTGGAACTGGCACAATCGGATGTACATTCGACGTCACACGTCGGAGTGCCGCAATCCGATTGA